In Lotus japonicus ecotype B-129 chromosome 5, LjGifu_v1.2, one genomic interval encodes:
- the LOC130717317 gene encoding granule-bound starch synthase 1, chloroplastic/amyloplastic-like: protein MATVTASSYAVSRSACLNRHGRTDSAAAKVNSVTLGGHALVYDGLRSLNKLHVRSARAVKGLSSTASDGGAARGKASGEVVCGMNLVFVGAEVGPWSKTGGLGDVLGGLPPALAGNGHRVMTVSPRYDQYKDAWDTNVTVEVKVGDRVETVRFFHCYKRGVDRVFVDHPMFLEKVWGKTGSKLYGPTAGVDYEDNQLRFSLLCQAALEAPRVLNLNSSKYFSGPYGEDVVFIANDWHTALLPCYLKSMYKSRGIYQNAKVAFCIHNIAYQGRNAFSDFSQLNLPNQFKSSFDFTDGYDKPVKGRKINWMKAAILESNRVFTVSPYYAQELVSGEDRGVELDNIIRKTGITGIVNGMDIREWSPETDKFIDVHYDATTVTEAKSLLKEALQAEVGLPVDRNIPLIGFIGRLEEQKGSDILVEAIPEFIDQNVQIIVLGTGKKIMEKQIEQLEETYPDKAIGVAKFNAPLAHKIIAGADFIVIPSRFEPCGLVQLHAMPYGTVPIVSSTGGLVDTVKEGYTGFHTGAFNVECETVDPADVDKLATTVKRALQTYGTPVLKEMIQNCMAQDFSWKGPAKQWEKALLSLEVAGSEAGIDGEEIAPLAKENVPTP, encoded by the exons ATGGCAACTGTAACGGCCTCATCATACGCGGTGTCAAGAAGCGCGTGCCTCAACCGCCATGGAAGAACAGACTCTGCTGCTGCCAAAGTGAATTCGGTGACTCTCGGTGGCCACGCGCTGGTTTACGATGGGTTGAGATCTCTCAACAAGTTGCACGTGCGATCCGCACGTGCGGTGAAAGGCTTGTCGTCGACGGCGAGTGACGGAGGAGCCGCGCGTGGTAAGGCTTCCGGGGAGGTTGTGTGTGGGATGAACTTGGTGTTCGTCGGAGCTGAGGTCGGACCTTGGAGCAAAACTGGTGGACTCGGTGATGTTCTTGGAGGACTTCCACCTGCTTTGGCA GGAAATGGGCACCGTGTGATGACAGTGTCGCCGCGGTATGATCAATACAAGGATGCATGGGACACCAATGTGACGGTGGAG GTCAAAGTTGGAGATAGAGTAGAAACTGTCCGTTTCTTTCACTGCTACAAGCGAGGAGTTGATCGTGTTTTTGTGGATCACCCAATGTTCCTTGAGAAG GTTTGGGGCAAAACTGGGTCGAAACTCTATGGCCCTACGGCTGGAGTGGATTATGAAGATAACCAACTTAGATTCAGCTTGTTGTGCCAG GCTGCACTTGAGGCACCTAGGGTTTTGAACTTAAATAGCAGCAAATATTTCTCTGGACCATATG GCGAAGATGTAGTCTTCATTGCTAATGATTGGCACACTGCTCTTCTTCCATGCTACTTGAAATCAATGTACAAGTCCAGGGGGATTTACCAAAATGCAAAG GTTGCGTTTTGTATTCATAACATAGCCTACCAGGGTAGGAATGCCTTTTCAGACTTCTCTCAACTCAATTTACCTAACCAATTCAAGAGCTCTTTCGACTTTACTGATGG GTATGACAAGCCTGTGAAGGGAAGGAAAATTAATTGGATGAAGGCTGCTATATTAGAATCCAATCGAGTGTTCACTGTAAGTCCGTATTATGCCCAGGAACTTGTTTCTGGAGAGGACAGAGGTGTGGAATTGGACAATATTATTCGTAAAACTGGCATCACTGGTATCGTGAATGGCATGGATATCCGAGAGTGGAGTCCAGAAACTGATAAGTTCATAGATGTACACTATGATGCAACAACT GTCACTGAAGCGAAATCTCTGCTGAAAGAAGCTCTTCAAGCAGAGGTTGGCTTGCCTGTTGACAGGAATATCCCTTTGATAGGGTTCATTGGCAGGCTAGAAGAGCAGAAAGGTTCAGATATCCTTGTAGAAGCTATCCCTGAGTTCATTGACCAGAATGTTCAGATAATAGTTCTT GGAACTGGCAAGAAGATCATGGAGAAGCAAATTGAACAACTGGAGGAAACGTATCCTGATAAGGCGATAGGGGTTGCGAAATTCAACGCTCCCTTGGCTCACAAGATTATTGCCGGAGCTGACTTCATAGTGATCCCAAGTAGATTTGAGCCCTGTGGTCTGGTTCAATTGCATGCTATGCCATATGGAACG GTGCCCATAGTGTCATCAACTGGTGGACTCGTTGACACTGTAAAAGAAGGTTATACTGGATTCCACACGGGAGCGTTCAATGTAGAA TGTGAAACTGTTGATCCAGCCGATGTGGATAAGTTAGCCACTACTGTTAAGAGAGCCCTGCAAACCTATGGTACCCCGGTCTTGAAAGAGATGATCCAGAACTGCATGGCCCAAGACTTTTCATGGAAG GGACCAGCCAAACAATGGGAAAAGGCGCTATTGAGCCTAGAGGTTGCTGGTAGTGAAGCTGGAATAGATGGGGAAGAGATTGCTCCTCTTGCAAAGGAAAACGTCCCTACTCCTTGA